A region of Anolis sagrei isolate rAnoSag1 chromosome 2, rAnoSag1.mat, whole genome shotgun sequence DNA encodes the following proteins:
- the MARS1 gene encoding methionine--tRNA ligase, cytoplasmic isoform X1, whose amino-acid sequence MKLHLSEGCPAGLKGLAAAKATGAPVELQWVSHEAHVVPFLTHPQSLVLQLEDGTFLFSTNTICQYFFRLSGKEISDFGQEQSDFINQLFEWEATELEPALSAALYLLLVQEKKGEEILGIIKKPLNYIEQTLTKKSTPYLTGETESAADIVLWGSLFPLLKDESFLPDELQALRKWFQTMSLKEYCKKAVEAIWTPKGLLALKVYLQKHPAPNLTFEKPATNEPKEEESAQRHLSEEDIAVIAEVWSRGSASLPKPWKPQHPILPREGMKNVLITSALPYVNNVPHLGNIIGCVLSADTFARYCRLRNWNTLYLCGTDEYGTATETKAMEEGLTPQQICDKYYTVHDQIYKWFNISFDFFGRTTTTQQTTIAQNIFHCLLERNYLLTETVDQLKCEKCERFLADRFVEGTCPFCNYEEARGDQCDKCGKLINATELKKPVCKVCQGTPVVRSSQHLFLDLPKLEESLEKWLALSQSTGDWTPNARYITRSWIRDGLKPRCITRDLKWGTPVPLDGFRDKVFYVWFDAPIGYLSIAANYTDQWEKWWKNPEQVQLYNFMAKDNVPFHSVVFPCTLLGTGDKYTLVNHLIATEYLNYEDGKFSKSRGVGVFGDMAKDTGIPSDIWRFYLLYLRPESQDSAFSWTDLMTKNNSELLNTLGNFINRAGSFVCKFFGGHVPAMELNQDDKRLLAHITLELRQYNHLLEKVKIREALRSILNMARHGNHYLQVNEPWKHIKGSEADKKRAGTVIGVAVNIASLLSVVLQPYMPNVSATIQQQLCIPAHCNVVSNDFVCTLPAGHQIGTVTPLFQKLEAEQIENLRKRFGGGQLEDLPLKPKQKAAANGDSTLGSKELQDEVAKQDNYVQQLKAQKAEKQQIDAAVSKLGELQKQLSLAGGKEKKKK is encoded by the exons gtaCTTTTTCCGCTTATCTGGAAAAGAAATTAGTGACTTTGGCCAGGAACAAAGTGATTTTATCAATCAGTTGTTTGAGTGGGAAGCAACTGAGCTGGAG CCTGCTTTGTCTGCAGCCTTGTATCTTCTTCTGGttcaagaaaagaagggagaagagatTCTTGGGATTATCAAAAAGCCATTGAACTACATTGAGCAGACCCTTACCAAAAAGAGCACTCCGTACCTCACTGGG GAGACCGAGTCAGCTGCTGATATTGTCCTGTGGGGATCCCTCTTCCCCCTATTAAAGGATGAATCCTTCTTGCCAG ATGAGTTACAAGCCCTGAGGAAATGGTTCCAGACCATGAGCTTGAAGGAATACTGCAAGAAGGCAGTTGAAGCTATATGGACACCCAAAGGATTGCTGGCACTTAAAGTGTATCTGCAGAAACATCCTGCTCCTAACCTGACTTTTGAGAAGCCAGCTACCAATGAGCCAAAG GAAGAAGAATCAGCTCAGCGCCACCTGTCTGAAGAAGATATTGCAGTCATTGCAGAAGTCTGGAGCAGAGGGTCAGCTAGCCTACCCAAACCTTGGAAACCACAGCATCCTAT TTTGCCCAGGGAAGGTATGAAGAATGTTCTGATTACTAGTGCGTTGCCCTACGTCAATAATGTGCCTCATCTTGGGAACATCATTGGCTGTGTCCTCAGTGCTGATACTTTTGCCAG GTACTGCCGCCTGCGCAACTGGAACACATTGTACTTGTGTGGTACAGATGAGTACGGCACCGCTACAGAGACAAAAGCTATGGAGGAAGGACTGACACCACAACAGATCTGTGATAAGTACTACACTGTCCATGACCAGATTTACAAGTGGTTCAATATATCTTTTGACTTCTTTGGCCGTACCACCACAACCCAACAGACGAC cATTGCCCAGAACATCTTCCATTGCCTTCTGGAGCGCAACTACTTGCTGACTGAGACAGTAGATCAGTTGAAGTGTGAGAAATGTGAGCGTTTCCTGGCTGATCGCTTTGTGGAAGGCACCTGCCCCTTCTGCAATTATGAAGAGGCCCGTGGGGACCAGTGTGACAAATGTGGCAAACTGATCAATGCTACtgaactcaag aAACCTGTGTGTAAAGTCTGTCAAGGGACCCCTGTGGTGAGATCTTCCCAGCACCTCTTCCTGGACTTGCCCAAG CTGGAAGAGAGTCTGGAGAAGTGGCTGGCCCTGTCCCAGTCTACTGGGGACTGGACCCCCAATGCAAGATACATCACCCGCTCTTGGATCCGTGATGGCCTCAAGCCCCGCTGCATCACCCGTGATCTGAAGTGGGGCACACCAGTGCCCTTGGATGGTTTCCGTGATAAG GTTTTCTATGTCTGGTTTGATGCACCCATTGGCTACCTGTCTATTGCAGCCAATTACACTGATCAATGGGAGAAATGGTGGAAGAATCCAGAGCAG gTTCAGCTTTATAACTTCATGGCAAAAGACAACGTTCCCTTCCACAGTGTTGTGTTTCCCTGCACATTGTTGGGTACTGGTGACAAATACACTCTGGTCAATCATCTTATTGCAACAG AATACCTGAATTATGAAGACGGCAAATTCTCCAAAAGCCGTGGGGTGGGCGTCTTTGGGGACATGGCCAAGGACACTGGGATTCCATCTGATATCTGGCGCTTCTACTTGCTCTACCTGCGCCCAGAGAGCCAGGACAGCGCCTTCTCCTGGACTGATCTCATGACCAAAAACAACTCAGAGTTGCTCAACACTCTGGGAAATTTTATCAACAG agCCGGGTCCTTTGTGTGCAAATTCTTTGGGGGTCACGTTCCCGCCATGGAGCTAAACCAGGATGACAAGCGGTTGCTGGCTCACATCACCCTGGAGCTGCGTCAGTACAACCACTTGTTGGAGAAGGTCAA GATCCGTGAGGCATTGCGCAGCATCCTGAATATGGCTCGCCATGGCAACCATTACCTCCAGGTCAACGAGCCTTGGAAACACATCAAGGGCAGCGAGGCAGACAA GAAGCGGGCAGGCACTGTGATCGGGGTGGCAGTCAATATTGCCTCCCTGCTGTCTGTCGTCTTGCAGCCCTACATGCCTAACGTGAGTGCGACTATCCAACAACAGTTGTGCATTCCTGCCCACTGCAACGTTGTGAGCAATGATTTTGTCTGCACTTTGCCCGCTGGACATCAGATTGGCACG GTAACCCCCCTGTTCCAGAAACTGGAAGCAGAACAGATTGAAAACCTGCGGAAGCGCTTTGGTGGTGGCCAG CTTGAAGACTTGCCACTGAAGCCCAAG CAAAAAGCAGCTGCAAATGGTGACTCAACACTGGGATCAAAAGAACTTCAGGACGAAGTAGCCAAACAG GATAATTACGTGCAGCAGCTGAAAGCCCAGAAGGCTGAGAAGCAGCAGATAGATGCAGCAGTTTCAAAGCTGGGGGAACTCCAGAAACAGCTCAGCTTGGCTGGGggcaaggagaaaaagaaaaagtga
- the MARS1 gene encoding methionine--tRNA ligase, cytoplasmic isoform X2, translating to MKLHLSEGCPAGLKGLAAAKATGAPVELQWVSHEAHVVPFLTHPQSLVLQLEDGTFLFSTNTICQYFFRLSGKEISDFGQEQSDFINQLFEWEATELEPALSAALYLLLVQEKKGEEILGIIKKPLNYIEQTLTKKSTPYLTGETESAADIVLWGSLFPLLKDESFLPDELQALRKWFQTMSLKEYCKKAVEAIWTPKGLLALKVYLQKHPAPNLTFEKPATNEPKEEESAQRHLSEEDIAVIAEVWSRGSASLPKPWKPQHPILPREGMKNVLITSALPYVNNVPHLGNIIGCVLSADTFARYCRLRNWNTLYLCGTDEYGTATETKAMEEGLTPQQICDKYYTVHDQIYKWFNISFDFFGRTTTTQQTTIAQNIFHCLLERNYLLTETVDQLKCEKCERFLADRFVEGTCPFCNYEEARGDQCDKCGKLINATELKKPVCKVCQGTPVVRSSQHLFLDLPKLEESLEKWLALSQSTGDWTPNARYITRSWIRDGLKPRCITRDLKWGTPVPLDGFRDKVFYVWFDAPIGYLSIAANYTDQWEKWWKNPEQVQLYNFMAKDNVPFHSVVFPCTLLGTGDKYTLVNHLIATEYLNYEDGKFSKSRGVGVFGDMAKDTGIPSDIWRFYLLYLRPESQDSAFSWTDLMTKNNSELLNTLGNFINRAGSFVCKFFGGHVPAMELNQDDKRLLAHITLELRQYNHLLEKVKIREALRSILNMARHGNHYLQVNEPWKHIKGSEADKKRAGTVIGVAVNIASLLSVVLQPYMPNVSATIQQQLCIPAHCNVVSNDFVCTLPAGHQIGTVTPLFQKLEAEQIENLRKRFGGGQQKAAANGDSTLGSKELQDEVAKQDNYVQQLKAQKAEKQQIDAAVSKLGELQKQLSLAGGKEKKKK from the exons gtaCTTTTTCCGCTTATCTGGAAAAGAAATTAGTGACTTTGGCCAGGAACAAAGTGATTTTATCAATCAGTTGTTTGAGTGGGAAGCAACTGAGCTGGAG CCTGCTTTGTCTGCAGCCTTGTATCTTCTTCTGGttcaagaaaagaagggagaagagatTCTTGGGATTATCAAAAAGCCATTGAACTACATTGAGCAGACCCTTACCAAAAAGAGCACTCCGTACCTCACTGGG GAGACCGAGTCAGCTGCTGATATTGTCCTGTGGGGATCCCTCTTCCCCCTATTAAAGGATGAATCCTTCTTGCCAG ATGAGTTACAAGCCCTGAGGAAATGGTTCCAGACCATGAGCTTGAAGGAATACTGCAAGAAGGCAGTTGAAGCTATATGGACACCCAAAGGATTGCTGGCACTTAAAGTGTATCTGCAGAAACATCCTGCTCCTAACCTGACTTTTGAGAAGCCAGCTACCAATGAGCCAAAG GAAGAAGAATCAGCTCAGCGCCACCTGTCTGAAGAAGATATTGCAGTCATTGCAGAAGTCTGGAGCAGAGGGTCAGCTAGCCTACCCAAACCTTGGAAACCACAGCATCCTAT TTTGCCCAGGGAAGGTATGAAGAATGTTCTGATTACTAGTGCGTTGCCCTACGTCAATAATGTGCCTCATCTTGGGAACATCATTGGCTGTGTCCTCAGTGCTGATACTTTTGCCAG GTACTGCCGCCTGCGCAACTGGAACACATTGTACTTGTGTGGTACAGATGAGTACGGCACCGCTACAGAGACAAAAGCTATGGAGGAAGGACTGACACCACAACAGATCTGTGATAAGTACTACACTGTCCATGACCAGATTTACAAGTGGTTCAATATATCTTTTGACTTCTTTGGCCGTACCACCACAACCCAACAGACGAC cATTGCCCAGAACATCTTCCATTGCCTTCTGGAGCGCAACTACTTGCTGACTGAGACAGTAGATCAGTTGAAGTGTGAGAAATGTGAGCGTTTCCTGGCTGATCGCTTTGTGGAAGGCACCTGCCCCTTCTGCAATTATGAAGAGGCCCGTGGGGACCAGTGTGACAAATGTGGCAAACTGATCAATGCTACtgaactcaag aAACCTGTGTGTAAAGTCTGTCAAGGGACCCCTGTGGTGAGATCTTCCCAGCACCTCTTCCTGGACTTGCCCAAG CTGGAAGAGAGTCTGGAGAAGTGGCTGGCCCTGTCCCAGTCTACTGGGGACTGGACCCCCAATGCAAGATACATCACCCGCTCTTGGATCCGTGATGGCCTCAAGCCCCGCTGCATCACCCGTGATCTGAAGTGGGGCACACCAGTGCCCTTGGATGGTTTCCGTGATAAG GTTTTCTATGTCTGGTTTGATGCACCCATTGGCTACCTGTCTATTGCAGCCAATTACACTGATCAATGGGAGAAATGGTGGAAGAATCCAGAGCAG gTTCAGCTTTATAACTTCATGGCAAAAGACAACGTTCCCTTCCACAGTGTTGTGTTTCCCTGCACATTGTTGGGTACTGGTGACAAATACACTCTGGTCAATCATCTTATTGCAACAG AATACCTGAATTATGAAGACGGCAAATTCTCCAAAAGCCGTGGGGTGGGCGTCTTTGGGGACATGGCCAAGGACACTGGGATTCCATCTGATATCTGGCGCTTCTACTTGCTCTACCTGCGCCCAGAGAGCCAGGACAGCGCCTTCTCCTGGACTGATCTCATGACCAAAAACAACTCAGAGTTGCTCAACACTCTGGGAAATTTTATCAACAG agCCGGGTCCTTTGTGTGCAAATTCTTTGGGGGTCACGTTCCCGCCATGGAGCTAAACCAGGATGACAAGCGGTTGCTGGCTCACATCACCCTGGAGCTGCGTCAGTACAACCACTTGTTGGAGAAGGTCAA GATCCGTGAGGCATTGCGCAGCATCCTGAATATGGCTCGCCATGGCAACCATTACCTCCAGGTCAACGAGCCTTGGAAACACATCAAGGGCAGCGAGGCAGACAA GAAGCGGGCAGGCACTGTGATCGGGGTGGCAGTCAATATTGCCTCCCTGCTGTCTGTCGTCTTGCAGCCCTACATGCCTAACGTGAGTGCGACTATCCAACAACAGTTGTGCATTCCTGCCCACTGCAACGTTGTGAGCAATGATTTTGTCTGCACTTTGCCCGCTGGACATCAGATTGGCACG GTAACCCCCCTGTTCCAGAAACTGGAAGCAGAACAGATTGAAAACCTGCGGAAGCGCTTTGGTGGTGGCCAG CAAAAAGCAGCTGCAAATGGTGACTCAACACTGGGATCAAAAGAACTTCAGGACGAAGTAGCCAAACAG GATAATTACGTGCAGCAGCTGAAAGCCCAGAAGGCTGAGAAGCAGCAGATAGATGCAGCAGTTTCAAAGCTGGGGGAACTCCAGAAACAGCTCAGCTTGGCTGGGggcaaggagaaaaagaaaaagtga